The Penaeus vannamei isolate JL-2024 unplaced genomic scaffold, ASM4276789v1 unanchor779, whole genome shotgun sequence genomic interval ccccttcctcccttcctccctccctcccttccctcccatccttttcttccctcccccactccccccttcctcccatccttctcctatcccccccctttcctcccatcctttcttccctcccccactcccctcttcctcccatcctttcccctcccatccccccttcctccccctcccttcctcttatccttcccatcctcccctccctccctccctcccctctctcccctctctccctcccagcctttcctccctccctccctccctcctcctcccttcctcctatccttccctccctcccttcctccttctacaccaccctcccttcccctctccctccctcccagcctttcctccctccctcttcctccctcccccttcctcctatcccttccctccctccctctccctccctcccagcctttcctccctctctttcctctcctccctccctccctccctccctccctccctccctccctccctccctctccctccctcccagcctttcctccctctcctcctcctccactccttcccctccctcccctctctcccacccaccttctcctccccccttcctccctctccaccactccctctcctccctccctccctccctccctccctccctccctcccagcctttccctccctccctctccctcctctccctcctccctctccctcctcctccaccactccctctccctctcctcctctccctcctcccagcctttcctccttccctccctccctccctctcctccctctccaccactccctccctccctccctccctccctccctccctccctcccacagcctctccctcctccctccctccctccctccctccctctccctccctcccagcctttcctccctccctctcctcctctcccccactccaccactccctccccctctccccctccctcccccccctcctccctctccccctctccaccactccctctcctccctccctcccccctccctcctccctccctccctccctccctccctccctccctccctccctccctctccctcccttaaagACGTGACTCCCAAAGACCTTCAGAGGGAAACCCCGAGAATGCGTGTccattgtagaaaaaaaaaaaaaaaaaatgttatgaaaaGGAAAAGTCACCCTTTGACAtcattgtttttgtatatttatgtttaattattgtttcttttttttatcttatttatcctccttctttgtttaattattgtttttttttcttcttatttatcctcctttctttcctttacctctctatgcgtgtgtagatagattgaagcggatagatagatggacaaacagacagatgtatgggcaaaaaatagatagataaacatacatataggtagaaacacacacacacacacagttatattgatagatagataggcagatggatagatagatggatagatagaaagatagatagataaatgtatagataagcagataaaagcacgatagataggcagatggatagatagatagatagatgtatagataagtagataaaagcACGcgcgcttgtatgtatgtgtatgtgtgtgtatatatgtgtatgtgtgtgtgtgtgtgtgtgtgtgtgtgtgtgtttgtgtgtgtgcgtgcgtgtgtgtgtgtgtgtgtgtgtgtgtgcgtgtgtgcgtgtgtacgtatatttatttacttctctggaTATCAGTATACGTGTTCGGTTATTCATGCTCATATATCACCTTTATGCAACCATGTACTTATgcatttcttatctttctcttttatttatttattacctccATTGACTCGCCTCTCCACGCCCACGAGCGCCGGGGGGGTGGGTGATATATGGGCGGCCTCGGACGTGGGCGGCCGGCTGCCGGACGCGGAGCTTCGAGGgcggaatggggggagggggagtggggagggagagggggagggaggggagggggagggaaggagagcggagggggaggagggggaagggaggggagggggagtggggggaggagaggggaggggagggataaagggagaagggagaggggagggataaaagggggaagggggtagggaaggagaagggagggatagggatggataggggtaagggagggagaagggaggggtagggaaggagaggggaggaagggagggagaggggaggggtaagaaaggagtgtgggaaagagaggggagaggtaaggaaaggggtaaaaaaaaaggggaaggaagggtaaggggaaggcgagggaagtagaaggagggggaggggaaaggattggAAAAATGGAtggtgagaggtgagggaggataaagagagagggaggagaggggggagtattTGTTTGggctgagagaagggagggggcgggtagggaggggtggggtggggggcattaGCGGCCTGTTGCCATTTCagtcgtttttcttttcattataagtgtttgtttattttttttattttttttatctatctatttatttatttattattattttgtcgagACGTTTCTTTGTAcatatagttgttgttatttagGGTTGATGTTGGTTTTTATTGTGTTAgagccatcactatcattacttttattgttattattatcgtttctattagtatcatcattattattgtggtgatatcatcatcatcttcatcttcatcttcatcttcatcaccaccaacaacactaccgccacctccatcaccatcaccaccaccttcttcaCCACTCTCAACACCAgcttcaccaccaacaacaataaccaccacAAGCTTCACCCCCCTTCACTACCAATAGTCACCAccaatcaacatcaccatcaccaacaatcaccaccacaagcaccccccttcaccaccacaaGCACCCCTTCACCACCAAtagtcaccaccatcaacaatcaccatcacaagcaccccccttcaccaccaatagtcaccaccatcaacaatcaCCACCACAGCACCCCTCTTCACCACCAATAGTCGCACCATCAACAATCACCACCTGCATACACCCCCTTCACCAccaatcaacatcaccatcaacaatcaccaccacaagcaccccccttcaccaccaatagtcaccaccatcaacaatcaccaccacaagcaccccccttcaccaccaagagtcaccaccatcaacaatcacaaccacaagcaccccccttcaccaccaagagtcaccaccatcaacaatcacaaccacaagcaccccccttcaccaccatcaacaatcaCAACCCAAGCACCCCCCTTCACCACCAAgagtcaccaccatcaacaatcaccaccacaagcacccccttcaccaccaagagtcaccaccatcaacaatcacaaccacaagcACCCCTTCACCACCAAgagtcaccaccatcaacaatcacaaccacaagcAGCCTCTTCACCACACCAtcaacaatcacaaccacaagcacccccccttcaccaccaagagtcaccaccatcaacaatcaCCACCACAAGCAATTCCCCTTCACCAccaatcaacatcaccatcaacaatcaccaccacaagcacccccttcaccaccatcaacaatcaCCAccaatcaacatcaccaccaccccaccaatcTCCACCACCCAGCCGAGACCAGTCAACACcagcaatcatcaccatcatttcccaTCATTAACACAACATCAAATTAAATGAAttagaaaaataacataaaaaacagcGGTCCATAAAACCATCGGATCCTGTTCAGTAAATTGTACATAAATCACGGTGATTTAATTTGGGAATTTAAGGGAATTTAAGAGGATTTAAGATAATTTAAGGGAATTTAAGAGAATTTAAGGGAATTTAAGTGGATTTAAAAGAATTTAAGGGAATTTAAGAGAATTTAAGGGAATTTAAGTGGATTAAGGAAATTTTTAAGAGAATTTAAGGGAATGTAAGAGGATTTAAGGGAATTtaagtggatttaagtggattTAAGGGAATATAAGAGAATTTAAGGGAATTTAACAGAATTAAAGGGAATTTAAGAGAATTTAAGAGAATTTAAGGGAATTAAGGGAATTTGAGAgaatttaagggaaggagaaggttgaAGATGTGTctcgtttgttggttggtttttgggttctctttcgtgttctctgtttctgttttgtttgtttgtttgtttgtctctctctctctctttctcgctctctctctctctctctctctctctctctctctctctctctctctctctctctctctttctcgctcgctctctctttctctctctctatctctctctctctctctctctttctctctctctctctctctctctctcactctctctctctctctctctctctctctctcttctttttcttcttcttctctcccccccctctctctctctctctctcactctctctctctctccctctctctctctttctctttctctctctctctctctctctctctctctctctctctcttcttcttcttctttcacgctctctctccctctctctcgctctctctctctctctctctctctctctcctctctctctctctctctctctctcactcactcttcctccctcgcccaactctttcttgttcatcttcctgTATCTTCTTAATCTCTTGAATTCTTCCGCTTCAAGTAattttccttctctgcttctcctctctctctccctttctcattccatttgtctttcctctctcctttccactctctg includes:
- the LOC138861069 gene encoding uncharacterized protein, with the protein product SPPSTITTTSTPLHHHQQSQPKHPPSPPRVTTINNHHHKHPLHHQESPPSTITTTSTPSPPRVTTINNHNHKQPLHHTINNHNHKHPPFTTKSHHHQQSPPQAIPLHHQSTSPSTITTTSTPFTTINNHHQSTSPPPHQSPPPSRDQSTPAIITIISHH